In a genomic window of Oreochromis aureus strain Israel breed Guangdong linkage group 13, ZZ_aureus, whole genome shotgun sequence:
- the map3k4 gene encoding mitogen-activated protein kinase kinase kinase 4 isoform X2 produces MLRQAKPVEDASLRSQEVAESCDSPSEEEEALYGTSPPYNARQMKHMSSKHPRNSQGRSAGGSPNKSDANSSALKDSPKAVETSKEHSYKQGKKQRSAQRSTERDHKKTFEGSFMLDPLSKPLMETRKHYLSLGCSRSLPVSMPHMSRTHRQTSRTDCPADRLKFFETLRLLLKLTSMSSKRKEKEQRGLENMPYLGHNNEVIWLELQAWHARRSTSDQDLFLFTARQAIPDIINEVLHFKVNYDSLRGAQCSESQAIQEDYQRVPDLVCEEKREPTVAETNHCGVDPWGFRACPSSTMNAAEPLGSGSDCREHLQRQRLAFEQVKRVMELLESVEALYPSLQALQRDYEKYAARDFQGRVQALCLWLNITQDLNQKLRVMATVLGIHDLSRIGWPVFEIPSPRCSRGNEDEENEDDDENDSITTFTTESDVEDRDGEDNEEASPVTEGELSPTLTPKFARLLSEDEFLPNATSGNAEASVGGGVFCPTSIYRPFVDKALKQMGLRKLILRLHKLMDRSLQRSRAALLRHTFALEFADFPDPMLYSDYLPELSRHDQCTGPADPELGADQVSWADLLDMDLPSFRPAFLVLCRVLLNVIHECLKLRLEQRPAGEPSLLSIKQLVRECKEVLKGGLLMKQYYQFMLHGVVTDAQGLQINANIDEFEEDLHKMLVVYFDYMHSWIQMLQQLPQASHSLKNLLEEEWHFTKVITPYIRGGEAQSGKLFCDIAGMLLKSTGEFLDAGLKKSDNEFWESADDSTASDEIRRSVVETSRSLKELFHEARERASKALGFAKMLRKDLEVAADFTITNGVTCLLEALKKRNYVKVQIPGLEELQVFVPCGLMNQRPVILQLLNAAAGKDCSKEPDEIAEDEAYLLMSKHKAGDSTTDSDWAQWSGELLKLVPQMETVDTLRAMKVENMLLIVMQSAHLVVQRKVFQQSMEDVLTPNREQTSSQPLIAGALEELKNEALQLCIKISHAIDRVDYMFTTEFKAEIDESESATLNHYYREAMTQGYNFAFEYHKEVVRLMSGEFRQRIGERYITFARKWMTYVLTKCESGRGTKPRWATQGFDFLQAIEPAFISALPEDDFLNLQALMNECIGHVIGKPHSPVTGLYFGPRNSPRPVKLVGRCHSDPPNPPLIIPNAEGFSSRSLPCDLRNQLFPNGPRPVPQGPGEQSHTKAPGSTPNDVRGSSFHENDRLSSVAAELNFRSLSRHSSPTEDREEPSYPKGDPNSASRRSWELRTFISQSKDTAARQSPMEAVRLSIRKFEEKRYAVMKQRNIIGQVCHTPKSYDNVMQVGLRKVTFKWQRGNKIGEGQYGKVYTCINVDTGELMAMKEIRFQPNDHKTIKETADELKIFEGIKHPNLVRYFGVELHREEMYIFMEYCDEGTLEEVSRLGLQEHVIRLYSKQITIAINVLHEHGIVHRDIKGANIFLTSSGLIKLGDFGCSVKLRNNTHTMPGEVNSTLGTAAYMAPEVITRAKGEGHGRAADIWSLGCVLIEMVTGKRPWHEYEHNFQIMYKVGMGHKPPIPEKLSTEGKDFLGHCLESEPKRRWTASMLLDHPFVKVCTDEE; encoded by the exons GCAGGCCAAGCCAGTGGAAGATGCATCCCTACGGAGCCAAGAAGTGGCTGAATCCTGTGACTCTCCCAGTGAGGAAGAGGAAGCTCTGTATGGGACATCACCTCCATATAACGCCCGTCAGATGAAACACATGTCTAGCAAACACCCGAGGAACAGTCAGGGGAGGAGCGCTGGGGGGTCTCCAAACAAAT CTGACGCCAACTCATCTGCCCTGAAGGACAGTCCCAAGGCAGTGGAGACATCTAAGGAGCACAGCTACAAACAGGGCAAGAAGCAGAGGTCTGCACAGCGCTCCACAGAGAGAGACCACAAGAAGACATTTGAAGGCTCATTTATGCTGGATCCCCTCTCAAAGCCCCTCATGGAAACCAGAAAACATTACTTGAGTTTGGGCTGCAGTCGCAGTCTTCCTGTGTCTATGCCCCATATGTCCCGCACCCACCGGCAGACCTCAAGGACAGACTGTCCTGCTGATCGCCTCAAATTCTTTGAAACTCTGCGGCTGCTGCTCAAGCTCACGTCTATGTCCTccaagaggaaagagaaggagcaGAGAGGCCTGGAGAACATGCCTTACTTGGGTCACAACAATGAGGTTATTTGGCTGGAGCTGCAGGCATGGCACGCACGGCGTTCCACCAGTGACCAAGACCTTTTCCTTTTCACTGCCCGCCAAGCCATCCCTGACATCATTAACGAGGTTCTGCACTTTAAAGTCAACTATGACAGCCTGAGAGGGGCTCAGTGTTCAGAGTCTCAAGCAATTCAGGAGGACTATCAGAGAGTCCCTGATCTAGTTTGTGAAGAGAAGAGGGAGCCTACTGTAGCAGAGACCAACCACTGTGGAGTAGATCCCTGGGGCTTTAGGGCCTGCCCCTCATCAACAATGAATGCAGCAGAGCCTCTCGGCTCTGGCTCTGATTGCAGGGAGCATCTTCAACGTCAGCGGCTGGCATTTGAGCAGGTCAAGCGAGTTATGGAACTGCTGGAGTCTGTGGAAGCTTTGTACCCCTCTTTGCAGGCCTTACAAAGGGACTACGAAAAGTATGCAGCACGAGACTTTCAAGGCAGGGTGCAGGCGCTCTGTCTGTGGCTCAATATCACCCAGGACCTAAACCAGAAGCTGCGCGTTATGGCCACAGTGTTGGGCATCCATGACTTATCCCGTATCGGGTGGCCCGTCTTTGAGATCCCTTCACCTCGCTGCTCTCGTGGAAACGAAGATGAAGAGAACGAGGACGACGACGAGAACGACTCGATAACCACTTTTACCACAGAAAGTGACGTCGAGGACAGAGATGGCGAGGACAACGAAGAAGCGAGTCCTGTCACAGAGGGAGAGTTGTCTCCCACCCTGACTCCTAAATTTGCCCGTTTGTTGTCCGAAGATGAATTTCTTCCAAATGCTACTTCAGGAAATGCAGAAGCATCCGTGGGAGGAGGAGTGTTCTGCCCCACATCCATCTACAGACCATTTGTGGATAAAGCTCTAAAACAGATGGGACTACGTAAACTGATCCTCAGACTGCACAAACTGATGGATCGCTCTCTTCAGAGGTCCAGAGCAGCACTGCTCCGCCACACTTTTGCACTAGAG TTTGCAGACTTTCCAGACCCAATGCTGTACAGTGATTACCTGCCTGAGCTGTCACGACACGATCAGTGCACCGGTCCGGCTGACCCTGAGCTCGGAGCGGACCAGGTGTCCTGGGCGGATCTGCTGGACATGGATCTTCCATCCTTCCGGCCAGCGTTCCTCGTACTGTGTAGAGTCCTTCTCAATGTCATTCATGAATGCCTTAAACTGCGACTTGAACAGAGGCCCGCTGGAGAGCCCTCGCTGCTCAGTATCAAACAG TTGGTGCGCGAGTGTAAAGAGGTCCTTAAAGGAGGTCTTCTGATGAAGCAGTATTATCAGTTCATGCTGCATGGCGTGGTGACTGACGCTCAGGGCTTGCAAATAAACGCCAATATTGATGAGTTTGAAGAAGATCTTCACAAGATGTTGGTG GTTTACTTTGACTACATGCACAGCTGGATCCAGATGTTGCAGCAGCTGCCTCAGGCCTCTCATAGCTTAAAGAACCTGTTGGAAGAGGAGTGGCACTTCACCAAGGTCATCACTCCTTACATCCGTGGAGGAGAGGCCCAGTCTGGGAAGCTTTTCTG TGACATTGCTGGGATGCTGCTCAAATCCACTGGAGAGTTCCTCGATGCTGGTCTGAAAAAGAGCGATAATGAATTCTGGGAAAGTGCAGATGACAGCACCGCCTCAGATGAGATCAG GCGGTCCGTTGTTGAGACTAGTCGGTCTCTTAAAGAGCTGTTCCACGAGGCCAGGGAGCGAGCGTCTAAGGCCCTGGGCTTTGCCAAAATGCTTCGTAAG GACTTGGAGGTCGCTGCAGATTTCACTATCACTAACGGTGTTACTTGTCTCCTGGAGGCACTGAAGAAAAGAAACTATGTCAag GTTCAGATACCGGGCTTGGAAGAGCTTCAGGTTTTTGTCCCCTGTGGCTTGATGAATCAGCGACCCGTCATCCTGCAGCTTCTTAATGCTGCAGCTGGCAAAGACTGTTCTAAAGAGCCCGATGAAATCGCTGAGGACGAGGCCTACCTGCTCATGAGCAAACACAAAGCCGGGGATTCCACTACTGATTCTGACTGGGCTCAGTGGAGTGGAGAGCTTCTCAAGCTGGTCCCACAGATGGAAACTGTTGACACTTTAAGGGCCATGAAG GTAGAGAACATGCTGTTGATAGTGATGCAGTCAGCTCACCTGGTGGTTCAGAGAAAGGTTTTTCAGCAGTCCATGGAGGATGTGCTCACTCCTAACCGAGAGCAAACATCGAGTCAGCCTCTCATCGCGGGCGCTCTGGAAGAGCTCAAG AACGAGGCACTGCAGCTATGCATTAAGATAAGCCATGCCATTGACCGCGTAGATTACATGTTTACCACAGAGTTTAAGGCCGAGATCGACGAGTCCGAGTCAGCCACTCTGAATCATTACTATAGGGAGGCGATGACACAAGGCTACAACTTTGCCTTCGAG TATCACAAGGAGGTGGTGCGTCTGATGTCAGGAGAGTTCAGACAGAGGATCGGGGAACGTTACATAACTTTTGCCCGCAAATGGATGACCTATGTCCTGACCAAATGTGAGAGTGGCAGGGGCACCAAACCCAG GTGGGCGACTCAGGGTTTTGACTTTCTTCAGGCTATTGAGCCTGCCTTTATATCAGCATTACCAGAGGATGACTTCCTG AACTTACAAGCCTTGATGAATGAATGTATTGGACATGTGATTGGAAAACCCCATAGCCCTGTTACTGGCCTGTACTTTG gtcCCAGAAATAGTCCTCGTCCTGTAAAGTTGGTGGGTCGTTGCCATAGTGACCCACCAAACCCCCCTCTGATCATCCCTAATGCTGAAGGGTTCAG CTCTCGAAGTCTCCCCTGTGATCTCCGGAACCAGCTGTTCCCAAACGGCCCTCGCCCTGTCCCTCAGGGACCGGGGGAACAGAGCCACACCAAAGCACCCGGCAGCACCCCCAATGACGTCAG agGATCCAGTTTCCATGAGAATGACCGGCTGTCATCAGTTGCAGCAGAGTTGAATTTCAGGTCTCTGAGCCGCCACTCCAGCCCCACAGAGGACAGAGAAG AACCTTCGTATCCTAAGGGGGACCCTAACAGTGCTTCACGCAGAAGTTGGGAGCTCCGCACCTTTATCAGCCAGTCCAAGG ACACAGCAGCGCGGCAAAGCCCCATGGAGGCCGTCCGTCTCTCCATTCGCAAGTTCGAAGAGAAACGCTACGCCGTGATGAAGCAACGCAACATCATCGGCCAGGTGTGCCACACACCCAAGTCGTACGACAACGTCATGCAAGTTGGGCTCAGGAAAGTGACCTTCAAGTGGCAGAGGGGCAACAAGATAG GTGAGGGCCAGTATGGGAAGGTGTATACCTGCATTAATGTTGACACCGGTGAGCTAATGGCTATGAAGGAG ATCCGATTCCAACCAAACGATCACAAAACAATCAAGGAGACTGCAGACGAGCTGAAAATATTCGAAGGCATTAAACACCCGAATCTCGTGCGCTACTTCGGAGTCGAGCTTCACCGG GAGGAGATGTACATCTTCATGGAGTACTGTGACGAGGGCACTCTGGAGGAGGTATCCCGGCTGGGGCTGCAGGAGCACGTCATCAGGCTTTACAGCAAACAGATCACTATAGCCATCAACGTCCTGCATGAACACGGCATTGTCCACCGGGATATTAAGG GAGCCAACATCTTTCTGACATCATCAGGCCTGATTAAGCTGGGTGACTTTGGCTGCTCAGTGAAGTTGAGAAACAACACTCACACAATGCCAGGAGAGGTGAACAGCACTCTGGGAACAGCAG CATACATGGCACCTGAAGTTATCACCAGAGCGAAGGGAGAAGGTCACGGGCGGGCTGCAGACATTTGGAGTTTGGGCTGCGTCCTTATTGAGATGGTGACTGGAAAG AGGCCCTGGCATGAGTACGAGCACAACTTTCAGATCATGTACAAAGTGGGCATGGGCCACAAACCTCCCATCCCCGAGAAGCTGAGCACAGAAGGGAAGGACTTCCTCGGTCACTGTCTGGAGAGTGAACCCAAACGACGCTGGACAGCTAGCATGCTGCTTGACCACCCATTTGTTAAG GTCTGCACGGATGAAGAATAA